Proteins encoded together in one Lachnospiraceae bacterium JLR.KK008 window:
- a CDS encoding ApaLI family restriction endonuclease, with product MNIYVKIKELADKYASELKNQVDARIEEMKSDDTSHYLIYRVLGVTNEEGNLIDLYQNKGRFLYKYAGAFLEEAACLCIKHKYSEAAKVRIPNTLGSRPKTFEIDCLVNGMAHEIKWRDATTDGDHITKEHTRVKVINEKGYTPIRVMFYYPQRSQAKKIQETLETLYRGIGGQYYYGDAAWEYIKELTDIDLLDVLQKIADSRK from the coding sequence ATGAACATATATGTGAAAATCAAAGAACTTGCAGATAAATATGCATCAGAGCTTAAAAATCAAGTAGATGCTCGAATTGAGGAAATGAAAAGTGATGACACATCGCATTATTTGATATATAGAGTATTAGGGGTTACTAATGAAGAAGGAAATCTTATTGATTTATATCAGAATAAAGGACGATTCTTATATAAGTATGCAGGTGCCTTTTTGGAAGAAGCTGCTTGTTTGTGCATAAAGCATAAGTATTCTGAAGCTGCAAAAGTAAGAATTCCCAATACGCTAGGGAGCAGACCAAAGACCTTTGAAATTGATTGTTTGGTTAATGGAATGGCACATGAAATAAAATGGAGGGATGCAACAACGGATGGGGATCATATTACAAAAGAGCATACACGAGTTAAAGTTATAAATGAGAAAGGCTATACACCTATAAGAGTTATGTTCTATTATCCACAACGTTCGCAGGCAAAAAAGATTCAAGAAACTTTAGAAACGTTGTATAGGGGGATTGGCGGACAATATTATTATGGTGATGCTGCTTGGGAATATATAAAAGAATTGACAGACATTGATTTGCTGGATGTTCTTCAGAAAATTGCAGATTCAAGGAAGTGA
- a CDS encoding TnpV protein has translation MENRIYDENSGFWYAKQGEYYFPELALPSKEEKPIGIWGQRHLQYLKEHKQFVYLNLLTSGRFNEYLVSIDEQAADMFFRLVKEYADRQGVTEQLKAENQLLWIQKMNNIRVCVREVVEEEIICVW, from the coding sequence ATGGAAAACAGGATTTATGATGAAAATAGCGGCTTTTGGTATGCAAAGCAAGGCGAGTATTACTTCCCAGAGCTTGCATTACCTTCCAAAGAAGAAAAGCCGATTGGAATTTGGGGGCAACGTCATTTGCAGTATCTAAAAGAGCATAAGCAGTTTGTATATCTCAATCTGCTGACAAGCGGCAGATTTAATGAATACCTTGTAAGCATAGATGAACAGGCAGCGGATATGTTTTTTCGGCTGGTAAAGGAATATGCTGACAGGCAAGGTGTGACGGAACAGCTAAAAGCAGAAAATCAGCTTTTATGGATTCAAAAAATGAATAATATTCGGGTTTGTGTGAGGGAAGTAGTGGAGGAAGAGATTATTTGTGTATGGTAA
- a CDS encoding molecular chaperone Tir: protein MYRTRTYIAADWSGDYDAVEQLHKWNNSKHWSLSFTDAHDLMQARDNSLNCSIKSSLNKRLDASKAFVLIVGNNTTTVRSGSCQYCGSYNSYTHSCGRGYSVDYRSYVEYECEKAVRDGLKIVVLYNAATVNKSKCPDAVKNVGTHTAMCYYENGQYYWDYQAVKNAIG, encoded by the coding sequence ATGTACAGAACAAGGACATATATTGCGGCTGATTGGTCAGGAGATTACGATGCGGTGGAACAGTTACATAAATGGAATAATAGTAAGCATTGGAGTTTATCTTTTACAGATGCTCATGATTTAATGCAAGCACGAGATAATAGTTTGAATTGTAGTATCAAATCTTCGCTGAATAAAAGATTAGATGCTTCTAAAGCTTTCGTTTTGATTGTGGGTAATAATACAACAACAGTGCGAAGTGGAAGTTGTCAGTATTGTGGAAGTTACAATAGTTATACACACTCATGTGGACGAGGTTATTCTGTCGATTATCGAAGTTACGTCGAGTATGAATGTGAGAAAGCTGTTAGAGATGGCTTGAAAATTGTTGTTTTATATAATGCGGCAACAGTAAATAAGTCTAAATGTCCAGATGCGGTAAAAAACGTTGGAACTCATACAGCCATGTGTTATTATGAAAATGGACAGTATTATTGGGATTATCAAGCGGTTAAAAATGCTATTGGATAA
- a CDS encoding helix-turn-helix transcriptional regulator, giving the protein MPVCYDKLWKLLIDRKMKRTDLKDMAGISFNVLAKMGKGEAVSLESLYKICMSLNCNIGDIVEFSDEKIK; this is encoded by the coding sequence ATGCCAGTGTGTTATGATAAATTATGGAAATTATTAATAGACAGAAAAATGAAACGAACAGATTTAAAAGATATGGCAGGGATTAGTTTTAATGTTCTGGCGAAAATGGGAAAAGGAGAAGCAGTATCATTGGAAAGTCTGTATAAAATATGTATGTCACTGAATTGTAATATAGGTGATATAGTGGAATTTTCTGATGAGAAAATCAAGTAG
- a CDS encoding macro domain-containing protein yields the protein MEFLEVVKKNVENIGKTTLTIAGGLFTILSIVLSFITWEDVGITNIYVKILIFLSILGVALIMSILWICIIKRNYLIWDNGDGKINICYADIMKLGFPKKDKTKKIVVIPVNTCFDTIVDENLSLYDKPLVSPTTVHGLWVKNMIKHGFQVSDIDSAIDNYLSLKGIMPIKELSEQEKKRGKRKCFENGTIVVVEGKNNIEFFLLALSEFDENNKAQASKEEVIKCLKKLLEFYDINGQGYQMYITLMGTGRSRAGLTHYDSLQITKSVLSLYNEKIHGTINIVVYQKDRNKVSIFA from the coding sequence GTGGAGTTTTTAGAAGTTGTGAAGAAAAATGTTGAGAATATAGGTAAAACAACTTTAACAATTGCGGGTGGTTTATTTACTATTCTCTCAATAGTGTTATCATTCATAACGTGGGAAGATGTGGGAATAACAAATATTTATGTAAAAATCTTGATTTTTTTATCAATTTTAGGTGTAGCATTGATTATGAGTATTTTATGGATATGCATAATAAAAAGAAATTATCTGATTTGGGATAATGGAGATGGAAAGATAAATATTTGTTATGCTGATATTATGAAATTGGGATTTCCTAAAAAAGATAAGACAAAGAAAATTGTAGTTATTCCTGTAAATACATGTTTCGATACTATTGTTGATGAAAACTTATCCTTATATGACAAACCACTTGTATCACCTACAACAGTTCATGGTTTGTGGGTAAAGAACATGATAAAACATGGATTCCAGGTAAGCGATATAGATTCTGCAATAGATAACTATCTTTCACTAAAAGGCATTATGCCTATTAAAGAGTTGAGTGAACAAGAAAAGAAACGTGGGAAACGAAAATGCTTTGAAAATGGAACGATAGTTGTTGTTGAAGGAAAAAATAATATTGAGTTTTTTCTATTGGCATTATCAGAATTTGATGAAAACAATAAAGCCCAGGCTTCAAAAGAAGAAGTTATTAAATGTTTGAAAAAGCTATTGGAATTTTATGATATAAATGGACAAGGGTATCAAATGTATATAACATTGATGGGAACTGGCAGGTCAAGAGCGGGTTTAACGCATTATGACTCGCTTCAAATTACAAAATCAGTACTTTCATTGTATAATGAAAAAATACATGGAACTATTAACATAGTAGTTTATCAAAAAGATAGAAATAAAGTATCTATCTTCGCTTAA
- a CDS encoding DNA methyltransferase: protein MVIHGDCLDILKQIDSNSVDMIYLDPPFFTQKMQSLKDTQGTEYFFGDVWNSREEYLDYMKVRVYELKRVLKDTGSIFLHCDEKASHYLRIILDDIFGEENFRSEIIWTYKRWSNSKKGLLPGHQTIFFYSKTNNYKFNIIYTEYSPTTNIDQILQERVRDNRGKAIYKHDDNGEIILSKEKKGVPMSDVWEIPFLNPKAKERVGYPTQKPIELLERIVRISTDVGDTVLDPFCGSGTTMVAAELVNRKGIGIDISRDAVEISENRLKNPYKTESRLMKLGIESYKTKSDVDSAILNQLDCDVVQRNKGIDGFLKKYYKNAPVAVKIQKATESFSEAVELLKNAGKRKKCSATVLIRTQNDNLTRHVDIPSNMIIIDDYKIQLEHELEEMFFAVCVSVM from the coding sequence ATGGTAATACATGGAGATTGTTTGGATATTCTGAAACAGATAGATAGTAATTCGGTTGATATGATTTATTTAGATCCACCTTTTTTTACGCAGAAAATGCAATCTTTGAAAGATACACAAGGGACTGAATATTTTTTTGGAGACGTTTGGAATAGTCGAGAAGAGTATTTGGATTATATGAAAGTACGTGTATATGAGTTAAAACGAGTTTTAAAAGATACAGGAAGTATATTTTTGCATTGTGACGAAAAGGCATCACACTATTTGAGAATAATATTAGATGATATTTTTGGAGAAGAAAATTTTAGAAGTGAAATCATATGGACTTATAAGAGATGGTCTAATTCAAAAAAAGGATTATTGCCAGGACATCAAACAATTTTCTTTTATTCCAAAACAAATAATTATAAATTTAATATTATTTATACAGAGTATTCTCCAACTACTAATATTGACCAAATCCTTCAAGAGAGAGTGAGGGATAATAGAGGAAAAGCAATTTATAAGCATGATGACAATGGTGAAATTATTTTATCAAAGGAGAAAAAGGGGGTACCAATGTCGGATGTTTGGGAGATTCCATTTTTAAACCCTAAAGCTAAAGAACGAGTTGGATATCCTACGCAAAAGCCTATTGAATTACTAGAAAGAATCGTTCGTATTAGTACTGATGTAGGCGATACAGTGCTTGACCCTTTTTGCGGGAGTGGAACGACAATGGTTGCGGCTGAATTAGTTAATAGAAAAGGAATAGGAATTGATATTAGCCGGGATGCGGTAGAAATATCCGAAAACAGATTGAAAAATCCGTATAAAACAGAATCCAGATTAATGAAATTAGGTATTGAATCATATAAGACAAAAAGTGATGTTGATAGTGCTATTCTAAATCAATTGGATTGTGATGTGGTGCAAAGAAATAAGGGGATTGATGGATTTCTTAAAAAATATTATAAAAATGCACCTGTGGCAGTAAAAATTCAAAAAGCAACAGAAAGTTTTAGTGAGGCAGTGGAATTGCTAAAAAATGCAGGAAAGAGAAAGAAATGTAGTGCAACAGTTTTGATACGTACTCAAAATGACAATTTAACTAGGCATGTTGATATCCCATCAAATATGATTATAATTGATGATTATAAGATACAGCTTGAACATGAATTAGAAGAAATGTTTTTTGCTGTATGTGTATCAGTTATGTAA